From one Halothece sp. PCC 7418 genomic stretch:
- a CDS encoding mechanosensitive ion channel family protein, with translation MSGIPETIITSLQDIVGSLIRALPGLIAGIIILVAARYVAKATKKVARKIGKKTLPSASLQLLLEKTSYIFTLALGVLLAGVVAFPGLSLGDIIAALGLGSVAIGFAFQDIFKNFLAGILLLLQEPFRIGDQIIVAGYEGTVEHIDIRTTRIRTYQGEEVIVPNATVFTNEIQVRTAYNYRRTDLGVGVDYNTPLPTAQQLLKNLIQNVEGVLDYPEPEIDLVGFGDSSIDFVLRYWTQPQQQIVRRVQTKAIIAIKREFDEAEINIPYPIRTVYYYDQQRFNDYLPINGQEIDN, from the coding sequence GCGCCTTACCCGGACTGATTGCTGGGATTATTATCCTTGTCGCAGCCCGCTATGTCGCCAAAGCCACCAAAAAAGTTGCTCGCAAAATAGGAAAAAAAACCCTTCCCAGTGCCTCGCTACAACTGTTACTGGAAAAAACCAGCTATATTTTCACCCTAGCCCTCGGTGTTTTACTTGCGGGCGTTGTCGCCTTTCCAGGTTTAAGTCTCGGGGATATTATTGCAGCCCTCGGACTAGGATCAGTGGCGATTGGATTTGCGTTCCAAGATATTTTCAAAAACTTTTTAGCAGGAATTTTGCTCTTACTGCAAGAACCCTTTCGCATCGGCGATCAAATCATTGTTGCGGGATACGAGGGAACTGTTGAACATATCGACATTCGCACCACGCGCATTCGCACCTATCAAGGAGAAGAAGTGATTGTTCCCAACGCCACCGTTTTCACCAATGAAATTCAAGTTCGCACAGCCTATAACTATCGACGCACAGATTTAGGCGTTGGTGTGGATTATAATACCCCTTTACCCACAGCCCAGCAGTTACTAAAAAACCTGATTCAAAATGTGGAAGGCGTGCTAGATTATCCTGAACCAGAAATTGATTTAGTCGGGTTTGGGGATAGTTCCATTGACTTTGTTCTCCGATATTGGACACAACCGCAACAACAAATTGTCCGTCGCGTACAAACCAAAGCGATCATCGCCATAAAACGGGAATTTGATGAAGCGGAAATTAATATTCCCTATCCCATTCGCACCGTTTACTATTACGATCAACAAAGATTTAATGACTATTTACCCATTAATGGTCAAGAGATTGATAATTAA